The following are encoded in a window of Manduca sexta isolate Smith_Timp_Sample1 chromosome 16, JHU_Msex_v1.0, whole genome shotgun sequence genomic DNA:
- the LOC119189460 gene encoding uncharacterized protein LOC119189460: protein MPSLNIYYQNVRGLRTKTNNFFRNVCLNSYDVIVITETWLVDSINSCELFDGRYLVWRRDRDYTRTLQKLGGGVLIAVRKDLVAMERYDWRSSTEDIWITITLKKLRPSVTYYIHICGLYLCKENSGSSFNTQLLNFTHNLNNLMSSYPLDVFIIMGDFNFGNDVKWCKSPDGAELVPEEISDSSLVEFFDCVSTYSLSQFNGIRNVNGRMLDLVFSNSTLTVEEIDNALAVPVDVHHKTLHIQANFIQFHTLHENSTKKYMFNKGDYECVNNALIQVDWHDYLCSVALDEAVTRFYEKLYEIRDKFIPVKSVRRQSYPPWYNTALIKILAEKHKYHSKYKRYGNLSDYHSFSLLKMRAEELEQTCFNNYIDIIEASIVSNPRSFWSYVKSKKCTFVLPNIMRYGETVAETGQEITNLFADYFHATFQQPDSDLTSTQFLNDHDVNISISSIEISSDRVLKLLKSLDINKSGGPDLIPPIFIVKCAESLLLPVCTLFKRSLSEGTVPNIWKSAFITPVFKSGDKADVSNYRPISKLCLFAKILERIVHTEVYSVLASKLGDSQHGF from the coding sequence ATGCCAtcgcttaatatttattaccagaACGTGCGTGGACTtcgtacaaaaacaaataatttctttcGGAATGTCTGCCTAAACTCGTATGATGTGATCGTGATAACAGAGACTTGGCTAGTAGATAGTATAAATAGCTGTGAATTATTTGACGGAAGATATTTGGTTTGGAGACGCGACCGCGATTATACCCGTACTTTACAAAAATTAGGTGGTGGCGTATTGATAGCTGTAAGAAAGGACTTAGTAGCAATGGAAAGGTATGATTGGCGTAGCAGTACAGAGGATATCTGGATAACCATTACTTTAAAAAAGCTAAGACCATCGGTaacttattatatacatatttgcgGACTGTACCTTTGTAAGGAAAATTCTGGTAGCTCATTCAATACACAACTCTTGAACTTTActcacaatttaaataatttaatgtcatCATATCCTCTTGATGTGTTCATAATAATGGGGGACTTTAACTTTGGTAATGATGTAAAATGGTGCAAATCTCCTGATGGTGCTGAATTAGTACCTGAGGAAATATCTGATTCATCGCTTGTTGAATTCTTCGATTGCGTCAGTACGTATAGTTTATCTCAATTTAACGGTATACGTAACGTAAATGGGAGGATGCTAGACTTAGTCTTTTCTAACAGCACCTTAACAGTTGAAGAGATTGACAATGCTTTGGCAGTGCCGGTTGATGTACATCATAAGACTTTACATATTCAGGCCAATTTCATCCAATTTCATACATTACATGAAAATTCTACTAAAaagtatatgtttaataaaGGTGACTATGAATGTGTAAATAATGCCCTTATTCAGGTGGATTGGCATGATTATTTGTGTTCGGTGGCGTTGGATGAGGCAGTAACacgtttttatgaaaaattgtATGAAATTAGGGATAAATTCATTCCTGTCAAATCTGTCAGACGGCAGTCATACCCTCCGTGGTATAATACTGCCCTGATTAAAATTCTGGCTGAAAAACATAAGTATCACTCGAAATACAAAAGGTATGGCAACTTATCTGATTATCATTCTTTCTCTTTGCTGAAAATGAGGGCAGAGGAGTTAGAACAAacctgttttaataattatattgacattATCGAAGCATCTATTGTATCAAATCCAAGAAGTTTTTGGTCATATGTTAAAAGCAAAAAATGTACATTTGTTCTGCCAAATATAATGCGGTATGGCGAAACGGTAGCAGAAACGGGGCAGGAAATAACCAATTTATTTGCAGATTATTTCCATGCAACATTTCAACAACCAGACTCTGATCTTACAAGTACTCAATTTTTAAATGACCATGATGTAAATATTTCGATTTCTTCGATAGAAATTTCCTCTGATAGAGTTCTAAAGCTGCTTAAATCCTTAGACATTAATAAATCGGGCGGACCAGACTTAATACCAcctatttttatagtaaaatgtgCAGAAAGTCTCCTACTACCGGTCTGTACCCTATTTAAACGCTCCCTATCAGAAGGTACAGTCCCAAACATATGGAAATCGGCATTTATTACCCCAGTATTCAAAAGTGGGGATAAAGCTGATGTAAGTAACTACCGTCCTATATCTAAATTATGCTTATTCGCAAAAATTTTAGAAAGGATAGTCCATACCGAAGTTTATTCTGTACTAGCTTCTAAGTTGGGAGATAGCCAACACGGTTTTTAA